In Parasegetibacter sp. NRK P23, a single genomic region encodes these proteins:
- a CDS encoding DUF4373 domain-containing protein, giving the protein MAKDAFWFKHDSNARNDQKVMAMRSVYKAEGYGWYWMLVETMRDANAFRLQCDGKYWAYTIAEILGTTHEIAAKFVEDCIKEFELFESDGAFFWSNRLHRDMEEKEAKSLKAKESADKRWKGGQRDDTNVMRTHSEGNAIAMLKEEKRREKNTTSLPPSEDDVPEIFDQGKTENKLQGKPDNGFETFWKAYNKSQAKPKAEKLWNNLSKADREKIMQHVPLYVQAQPDKQFRKNPDTYLRNRSWEDEIIPRMNNPPEGKMAVFYVPGMNHTGKIPANEWPEFFRTNPAVQFKGYE; this is encoded by the coding sequence ATGGCTAAAGATGCATTTTGGTTCAAGCATGACAGTAACGCCCGTAATGATCAAAAGGTGATGGCCATGCGCTCCGTGTACAAAGCCGAGGGTTACGGGTGGTACTGGATGCTCGTGGAAACCATGCGAGATGCAAACGCATTCCGTTTGCAATGCGATGGTAAATACTGGGCATATACGATTGCTGAAATTTTGGGAACAACGCATGAGATTGCCGCAAAATTTGTGGAGGATTGTATAAAAGAATTTGAGCTTTTTGAATCAGATGGTGCGTTTTTCTGGTCCAACCGACTACATCGCGACATGGAGGAAAAGGAGGCTAAATCATTGAAAGCCAAAGAATCTGCTGATAAAAGATGGAAAGGTGGACAAAGAGACGATACGAACGTAATGCGAACGCATAGCGAAGGCAATGCGATAGCAATGCTAAAAGAAGAGAAAAGAAGAGAAAAGAATACTACCTCCTTACCTCCTTCGGAGGATGATGTGCCTGAAATTTTTGATCAAGGCAAAACCGAAAATAAACTTCAAGGAAAGCCTGATAATGGGTTTGAAACGTTTTGGAAAGCCTACAACAAATCCCAAGCTAAACCAAAAGCCGAAAAGCTTTGGAACAATCTGAGCAAAGCGGACCGCGAAAAAATCATGCAGCATGTCCCGCTGTACGTACAGGCGCAACCCGACAAGCAATTCCGTAAAAATCCAGACACCTACCTGAGAAATCGCTCCTGGGAGGACGAAATCATCCCCAGAATGAACAATCCACCGGAAGGGAAAATGGCGGTGTTTTACGTCCCAGGAATGAATCATACGGGCAAAATACCTGCAAACGAGTGGCCAGAATTTTTCAGAACAAATCCCGCAGTACAATTCAAGGGATATGAGTAG
- a CDS encoding FecR family protein: MGDGKRWGAIKDMNRDEISQLAAKVTDGTATDEELARYNQVCAGFYASEAAAPGEERAGERLSRELRGHINPVRTLKLNWMRWAAAAVVLAVVAGTWYGFSRKDVTERAALVAEVPAVHDANPAGDIATLTLADGSIVSLDSALSSGVATMGNVRITNNNGVLSYQYDAALLPAAPVKDIPENTITTPRGGKYRLLLPDGTNVWLNASSSIRFPVFFADNKDRKVAIEGEAYFEVAKAGTPFKVQTKDYEIEVLGTHFNIDMYEDEPVNATTLLEGSVKVNFKKGTFLMKPGQQTRTWDQKFVTVVSNVNTEEVMAWKNGRFFFNDTDFKSIMRELARWYNVDVAYEGNISDKKYTVDLSRSTKLSDLLEILKVNGIQADFNGHLLTVKNQ; the protein is encoded by the coding sequence TTGGGGGATGGAAAGCGTTGGGGTGCCATAAAGGATATGAACAGGGACGAAATCAGTCAGTTGGCGGCGAAAGTTACGGATGGCACGGCTACCGATGAGGAGTTAGCGCGCTACAACCAGGTATGCGCAGGCTTTTATGCTTCGGAAGCGGCAGCGCCGGGCGAGGAGCGGGCAGGAGAAAGGCTGTCGCGGGAACTTCGCGGGCACATTAATCCTGTACGCACGCTGAAGTTGAACTGGATGCGCTGGGCCGCGGCCGCTGTGGTGCTGGCCGTAGTAGCAGGCACATGGTATGGCTTTTCACGTAAAGATGTTACTGAACGAGCTGCGCTGGTGGCGGAAGTTCCGGCGGTGCACGATGCAAACCCGGCCGGAGACATCGCAACACTTACACTTGCGGACGGCTCCATTGTATCCCTTGATTCGGCGTTGTCAAGCGGCGTGGCCACCATGGGCAACGTACGCATCACCAATAACAACGGGGTGCTTTCTTACCAGTACGATGCCGCGCTCTTACCGGCCGCACCTGTTAAAGATATTCCGGAGAATACCATTACCACACCACGCGGTGGAAAATACCGGTTGCTCCTGCCCGACGGCACCAATGTTTGGCTGAACGCATCTTCCAGCATACGTTTCCCGGTTTTCTTCGCCGATAATAAGGATAGAAAAGTGGCCATAGAAGGAGAAGCTTATTTTGAAGTGGCCAAAGCCGGCACCCCTTTTAAAGTGCAGACGAAAGATTATGAAATAGAAGTGTTGGGTACACATTTCAATATCGATATGTATGAAGATGAACCCGTAAATGCCACCACATTGCTTGAAGGTTCCGTAAAAGTAAATTTCAAAAAAGGTACTTTCCTCATGAAGCCGGGCCAGCAAACCCGCACCTGGGATCAAAAATTCGTAACCGTTGTTTCCAATGTGAACACGGAGGAAGTAATGGCCTGGAAAAACGGACGCTTCTTTTTTAATGATACGGATTTCAAATCCATCATGCGCGAACTCGCCCGCTGGTACAATGTGGATGTGGCGTATGAAGGGAACATCAGCGATAAAAAATATACGGTGGACCTGTCGAGGAGTACAAAACTTTCCGACCTGCTTGAAATACTGAAAGTGAACGGTATTCAGGCAGATTTCAATGGACACCTTCTAACGGTCAAGAACCAATAA
- a CDS encoding aldo/keto reductase family oxidoreductase, with protein sequence MEKVYVSDSGPKVSPAIYSFWRWSNLSGNGITEMERVVGLCLELGINTFDHAEVYGDYRCEEMFGEVMKRKSFKREDVVLFSKCGTLLPHASRPEIKVAHVNTSASRINESVEASLRKLNTEYLDIFLLDQLDQLSNLEETALALERLKTSGKVKNIGVSNFSVFQHQLLAAYSRIPIVTNHIELNLLHTNALDNGQVDYIKQRYMRPMATSPLADGWIQDGTDEQAVRVRKVLAELGEKYNANIESIAVAWLVKLGALPLIGTSDEDRIRNIANAFSVQLDIQDWYMLYNASKGI encoded by the coding sequence ATGGAGAAAGTATATGTAAGCGACTCAGGGCCGAAAGTGTCGCCGGCGATCTACAGCTTCTGGAGATGGAGCAATCTTTCAGGCAATGGTATCACTGAAATGGAAAGAGTAGTGGGCCTGTGCCTCGAACTGGGCATCAACACATTCGACCATGCGGAAGTATATGGTGATTACCGTTGCGAGGAAATGTTCGGTGAAGTGATGAAACGGAAGTCGTTCAAAAGAGAGGATGTGGTACTGTTCTCCAAATGCGGCACACTGCTTCCCCATGCCTCACGGCCCGAAATAAAAGTGGCGCATGTGAATACTTCGGCGTCTCGGATCAATGAAAGCGTGGAAGCTTCCCTTCGAAAATTGAATACGGAGTACCTCGATATTTTTCTGCTCGACCAGTTGGACCAGCTTTCCAACCTGGAAGAGACCGCACTTGCGCTGGAACGCTTGAAAACATCCGGGAAAGTCAAGAATATCGGTGTGTCAAACTTCTCGGTGTTCCAGCACCAGTTGCTGGCCGCTTATTCCCGGATTCCCATCGTTACCAACCACATCGAACTGAACCTGCTGCATACCAATGCCCTTGATAACGGCCAGGTGGATTATATCAAACAACGCTATATGCGGCCTATGGCCACATCGCCGCTCGCGGATGGTTGGATCCAGGATGGAACGGATGAACAGGCGGTAAGGGTAAGGAAAGTATTGGCCGAACTGGGAGAGAAGTATAACGCCAACATCGAATCCATAGCAGTGGCCTGGTTGGTGAAGCTCGGCGCACTTCCGTTGATTGGTACTTCCGATGAAGACAGGATCAGGAACATAGCGAACGCGTTTAGCGTGCAACTGGACATCCAGGATTGGTATATGCTTTACAATGCCTCGAAAGGCATCTGA
- the nagA gene encoding N-acetylglucosamine-6-phosphate deacetylase: MQQDYLLKAPRIFTGESWLEHHAIEIKNNIIQDIIPFDPSETDSRYNDCFIAPAFIDAQLYGAKGRLFSAYPSTDALEKLSASNLEGGTAWCLPTVATNSPEAVYACIDAVRDYCTHGGRGILGIHLEGPWLNPIKRGAHIEAFIHPPSVTEVAGLLEYGKDVIRMVTLAPEVCSDEVIHQLLAANIVVSAGHSNATYNEAIKGFENGITAVTHLFNAMSPLQHREPGLAGATMDHHSVMASIIPDGEHVFYPALRIAKKAMGERLFVITDAVTDTDSGPYQHYFAGNKYEADGILSGSSLTMAGAVANLVTHASIELDEALRMCSLYPARALRLEERFGRIAPGFEAALVVLNSALEVVEVLR, from the coding sequence ATGCAGCAGGATTACCTTTTAAAAGCGCCCCGTATTTTCACCGGTGAAAGCTGGCTGGAACACCATGCCATTGAAATAAAAAACAACATTATTCAGGATATCATTCCTTTTGATCCTTCCGAAACCGATTCCAGGTACAACGATTGTTTTATAGCACCCGCGTTCATTGACGCGCAGCTTTACGGCGCTAAAGGCAGGCTTTTTTCAGCCTACCCTTCAACGGACGCTTTGGAAAAACTCAGCGCCTCCAACCTGGAGGGCGGAACGGCCTGGTGCCTGCCTACCGTAGCCACAAACAGCCCGGAAGCAGTGTACGCCTGTATTGATGCCGTTCGCGACTACTGCACCCATGGCGGACGCGGCATTCTTGGCATTCACCTGGAAGGCCCATGGCTGAACCCAATAAAACGAGGCGCGCACATTGAAGCGTTCATTCATCCGCCATCAGTAACCGAAGTGGCCGGTTTACTGGAATATGGGAAAGATGTGATCAGGATGGTAACGCTGGCACCAGAAGTATGTTCCGATGAGGTGATCCATCAGTTGTTGGCGGCGAACATCGTGGTATCTGCCGGGCATAGCAACGCGACTTACAACGAAGCGATAAAAGGTTTTGAAAACGGCATCACTGCCGTGACGCATCTTTTTAACGCCATGAGTCCGTTGCAGCACCGTGAGCCTGGTCTGGCGGGTGCAACCATGGATCATCATTCAGTTATGGCCAGTATTATCCCTGATGGGGAGCATGTTTTTTACCCGGCGCTCCGCATCGCGAAAAAAGCGATGGGCGAAAGACTGTTCGTGATTACGGATGCCGTAACCGATACTGATTCCGGCCCCTATCAACATTATTTTGCCGGCAACAAATATGAAGCGGATGGCATTCTGAGTGGCTCAAGCCTGACGATGGCAGGGGCAGTCGCCAACCTGGTTACCCACGCATCTATTGAGTTAGACGAAGCTTTGCGCATGTGCAGTCTTTATCCGGCGCGGGCGCTCCGGCTGGAAGAACGGTTCGGTAGAATCGCACCTGGATTCGAAGCCGCACTGGTGGTCCTGAACAGCGCATTGGAAGTGGTGGAGGTACTGCGATAA
- a CDS encoding SusC/RagA family TonB-linked outer membrane protein produces the protein MNLNASPTKRPGGLLTKTLLCKRTFSIQPGKWLRTQTATKIVLAMKFTAIFLFAVCMQVSAKTFSQNVSIKQKGMSLENVFREIKRQTGYDFWADSKLLKNAPKKDLNLSDVNFRAAIQESLDGTGLSYRIVGKVIVIKEAEIASKEFHATINTPQITVEGRVLDDKTGEPVIGASVVIKGMKKGVSTDAAGRFSITADKGSVLVVSFVSYLPKEIEVKDGDVVTVRLEASPASMKELVITGVFSRNKQNYTGAASSFTSEDLGKVTNSNVLTALKSLDPSFQIPQNINLGSNPNALPEVTLRGGNSLNDIGRQGQENPFNYTNSANTPLFILDGFEVPLQRINDLDMNRIARVDILKDAAATSIYGSRAANGVIVIETIRPKEGELRFTYNASLVVEAPDLTGYNLLDAREKLDIEKQAGFYRNVFNFRQEEVDIIYAYRLAEINKGVNTDWIAKPLRSGVGTKHNIYLEGGSNSMLYGVNITYDQKNGVMKGSDRRNIMGSSFLSYRIKNFQFRNDLTLSYNQANNSPYGSFRQYTRLNPYWSPVNEDGTQKVYLETIVDPRTGLRLTNFDLYDNLDNQGVGRAVNPMYNASLNIVDRTTYRNMTNNFFTQWQALQWLRVTGRLSYQEQYDEYDKFLPAQHTSFVSVSTFKKGSYSKTYGKRTSLEGMLTGDINKRFDDHMIFATLGLNVQEVKSNTESFTVEGFPNARLDQLTLGNRFPDGSKPVGTESLSRLGGLLSNFSYAYDNRYLLDLSYRLDGSSQFGSDKRFAPFWSSGIGWNLHNEKLLSGLNYINRLKLRYSFGYTGSQNFASYLGITTGQYYTDRDYRGIIGTYLLGFGNSALVWQRTQKSNFGADITLFDKLDITANYFIEKTKGSVARVSTAPSSGFDFYNDNMGDVLSKGFEANFRYNIFRSNRGRDNWSVFANLFRVTNTIERVSNTIQAMNKRADTTRSTTPIVRYAEGQSTTAIWAVKSLGIDPSTGDELFLTRDGKITSVYSPLNQVIVGDTRADIEGTFGTNFEKKGIGMNLYFRFRLGGQAYNQTLIDRVENVNVGIYNVDRRVAEERWKQPGDLAFFKGLLDQGGYAINERTYATSRFVQDDNFLSCESASLYYRFSDAFNKRFRLENTRVTLFSNELFWKSSIRRERGLDYPFSRNFTLQFQTTF, from the coding sequence ATGAATTTAAACGCTTCCCCCACAAAGCGACCCGGGGGGCTATTAACCAAAACACTGTTATGTAAAAGGACCTTCTCCATTCAACCAGGAAAATGGCTCCGCACACAAACAGCTACCAAAATTGTGCTGGCGATGAAGTTTACAGCAATTTTTTTATTCGCAGTATGCATGCAGGTTTCCGCCAAAACCTTTTCGCAGAACGTGTCCATCAAACAAAAAGGCATGTCGCTCGAAAATGTTTTCCGGGAAATTAAACGGCAGACCGGCTACGATTTCTGGGCCGATAGTAAACTCTTGAAGAATGCTCCGAAGAAAGACCTTAACCTCTCTGACGTGAATTTCAGAGCGGCCATCCAGGAAAGTCTTGATGGAACCGGATTGTCTTACAGGATCGTCGGAAAAGTGATTGTGATCAAAGAAGCGGAAATCGCCTCGAAAGAATTTCATGCCACCATCAATACACCACAGATTACCGTGGAAGGAAGGGTGCTGGACGATAAAACCGGGGAACCCGTTATCGGCGCCAGTGTGGTGATCAAAGGCATGAAGAAAGGCGTTTCTACTGACGCTGCAGGTCGTTTCTCCATTACTGCCGATAAAGGATCAGTACTTGTTGTTTCTTTTGTGAGTTACCTGCCCAAAGAAATTGAAGTGAAAGATGGTGATGTGGTAACCGTGCGCCTGGAAGCGAGTCCTGCTTCCATGAAAGAACTGGTGATCACTGGTGTGTTCTCCCGCAACAAACAGAACTACACGGGGGCGGCAAGTTCTTTTACTTCCGAGGACCTGGGTAAAGTAACGAACAGCAATGTGCTCACCGCTTTAAAATCGCTGGATCCATCTTTCCAGATACCCCAGAATATTAACCTGGGCTCCAACCCGAACGCCCTGCCCGAAGTAACGCTTCGCGGAGGCAACAGCCTGAATGATATCGGCCGTCAGGGGCAGGAGAACCCATTCAATTATACCAATAGTGCAAATACCCCATTGTTTATCCTGGACGGGTTTGAGGTGCCGCTTCAACGGATCAATGATCTCGATATGAACCGCATCGCCAGGGTGGATATCCTTAAAGATGCCGCCGCTACTTCCATCTATGGTTCGCGCGCGGCCAACGGGGTAATCGTAATTGAAACCATCCGGCCCAAAGAAGGTGAACTCCGCTTTACCTACAATGCCAGTCTTGTGGTGGAAGCACCCGACCTTACAGGATACAACCTGCTGGACGCGAGAGAGAAACTGGACATTGAAAAACAGGCGGGCTTTTACAGGAACGTTTTCAACTTCCGCCAGGAAGAAGTGGATATCATTTACGCGTACAGGCTTGCGGAGATCAACAAAGGCGTGAACACCGACTGGATCGCCAAACCACTGCGCTCCGGTGTGGGTACCAAACATAATATTTACCTGGAAGGCGGCTCCAATTCCATGTTGTATGGCGTAAACATTACCTATGATCAAAAGAACGGGGTTATGAAAGGTTCCGACCGGAGAAACATTATGGGGAGTTCATTTCTTTCTTACCGCATCAAGAACTTCCAGTTCCGCAACGATCTCACTTTAAGTTACAACCAGGCGAACAACTCCCCTTATGGAAGTTTCCGCCAATACACCCGGCTCAATCCTTACTGGTCTCCGGTAAATGAAGATGGTACACAGAAAGTATACCTGGAAACAATTGTTGATCCGCGCACGGGACTTCGGCTCACGAACTTCGATTTGTATGATAACCTCGACAATCAGGGGGTTGGAAGGGCCGTAAATCCCATGTACAATGCTTCGCTTAATATCGTGGACCGCACCACTTACAGGAATATGACCAATAATTTCTTTACCCAATGGCAGGCGTTGCAGTGGTTGCGTGTTACGGGTCGATTGTCGTACCAGGAGCAATATGATGAATACGATAAATTCCTTCCGGCGCAGCACACCTCCTTCGTGTCCGTTTCAACGTTCAAAAAAGGTTCGTATTCAAAAACCTATGGTAAGAGAACAAGTCTTGAAGGTATGCTCACCGGTGATATCAACAAGCGATTCGATGACCACATGATCTTCGCGACCCTCGGTTTAAACGTGCAGGAGGTAAAGTCGAACACGGAGTCGTTTACTGTGGAGGGGTTTCCTAACGCCAGACTGGACCAGCTTACGCTGGGCAACAGGTTCCCGGACGGTTCCAAGCCTGTTGGAACGGAAAGTCTTTCCCGCCTGGGCGGCCTGCTGTCCAATTTCAGTTACGCTTATGATAACCGTTACCTGCTGGACCTTTCTTACAGGCTCGATGGTTCTTCCCAATTTGGTTCAGATAAACGCTTCGCACCGTTTTGGTCTTCGGGCATAGGCTGGAACCTGCACAATGAAAAATTATTGTCCGGGCTGAATTATATCAACCGCTTAAAATTGCGGTACTCCTTTGGTTACACCGGTTCCCAGAATTTTGCCAGTTACCTGGGCATTACTACGGGACAGTATTATACGGACCGCGACTACCGGGGTATAATTGGAACTTATCTCCTCGGTTTCGGAAACAGCGCTCTCGTTTGGCAGCGCACACAGAAGAGCAACTTCGGGGCAGACATCACGCTGTTTGATAAGCTGGATATCACCGCGAATTATTTCATCGAAAAAACTAAAGGGAGCGTGGCCCGCGTTTCCACCGCGCCTTCTTCAGGCTTCGATTTTTACAATGACAATATGGGAGACGTGTTGAGTAAAGGGTTTGAAGCAAATTTCAGGTACAATATCTTCAGAAGCAATCGTGGCCGCGACAACTGGTCGGTATTCGCGAACCTGTTCCGTGTTACCAATACCATTGAACGTGTTTCCAATACCATCCAGGCTATGAACAAACGCGCGGATACTACAAGATCTACCACACCCATCGTCCGCTATGCTGAAGGGCAAAGCACTACAGCCATCTGGGCGGTAAAATCACTTGGAATAGACCCGTCTACAGGAGATGAACTGTTTCTTACCCGTGACGGAAAGATCACTTCCGTTTATTCTCCGCTGAACCAGGTGATCGTTGGCGATACAAGAGCGGATATTGAAGGCACATTCGGAACCAATTTTGAAAAGAAAGGAATAGGAATGAACCTGTACTTCCGGTTCAGACTGGGCGGTCAGGCTTATAACCAAACCCTGATTGATAGGGTCGAGAACGTAAATGTGGGGATATATAATGTAGACAGGCGCGTGGCGGAGGAAAGATGGAAACAACCCGGAGACCTGGCGTTCTTTAAAGGACTGTTGGACCAGGGTGGGTATGCCATAAATGAAAGAACATACGCCACATCACGTTTTGTACAGGACGACAACTTCCTCAGTTGCGAAAGTGCTTCGTTGTACTATCGTTTTTCAGACGCGTTCAATAAACGCTTCAGGCTGGAAAATACCAGGGTAACCCTGTTCAGCAACGAGTTGTTCTGGAAATCAAGTATCCGCCGGGAGCGCGGGCTCGATTATCCTTTCAGCAGAAACTTTACGCTGCAGTTCCAAACCACTTTCTAA
- a CDS encoding YeiH family protein: MDTVKKTLAEDWVAVVGGLALIAAVLIGFRPASPAFGWKDATGLSGLLTDPVLWMQLGVFLVVFVAMAILFAVLLGKPVVGAVRSIIIVFGLTVVALLLAGNKTMKSFNLEAVIFSLLIGLAIGNCFKVPAWLKNGLFTELWVKTGVVMLGTSIIFSDVLKAGGLGLLQALAVVVSVWYFAFWLCRKLKIDEEMGIMISSAVSICGVSAAIATAGAIRGDHKKLSYVISLVLITAIPMMIGMPYLAHWMGLSQEVTGAWLGGSIDTTGAVVASGTLVGEDALKISTIVKFSQNVLLGLAAFAISVYWSYKGRADKLDEGKPTLKVIWERFPKFVIGFVGASLLFSFLLSPTVVSAVKEPVKQLQGWWFALAFTGIGLETRFRDLFTEGNRKPMLAFLGAQLFNILVTLVLAWLLFS; this comes from the coding sequence ATGGATACTGTTAAGAAGACATTAGCTGAAGACTGGGTGGCCGTGGTGGGAGGACTCGCGCTCATTGCGGCGGTATTGATTGGCTTCAGGCCGGCTTCGCCGGCATTCGGCTGGAAAGATGCAACCGGTTTATCAGGATTACTCACCGATCCTGTTCTATGGATGCAACTGGGCGTTTTTCTGGTGGTCTTTGTGGCGATGGCCATTCTTTTCGCGGTACTGCTTGGAAAGCCGGTTGTTGGAGCGGTGAGGTCCATCATTATTGTGTTTGGACTTACCGTGGTGGCGCTTTTGCTCGCGGGGAACAAAACCATGAAATCTTTTAACCTGGAAGCGGTGATATTCAGTTTGTTGATTGGTCTGGCTATCGGTAATTGCTTCAAAGTGCCTGCCTGGTTGAAAAACGGCCTGTTTACGGAGCTTTGGGTGAAAACCGGCGTGGTGATGCTGGGCACTTCCATCATTTTTTCGGATGTGCTGAAAGCAGGCGGACTGGGTCTCTTGCAGGCGCTGGCAGTTGTGGTATCGGTATGGTACTTCGCATTCTGGCTTTGCCGCAAACTAAAGATTGATGAGGAGATGGGCATCATGATCTCCAGTGCCGTATCTATTTGCGGTGTTTCAGCTGCGATAGCCACTGCGGGTGCCATCAGGGGTGACCACAAAAAGCTTTCTTATGTGATATCACTGGTGCTGATCACCGCGATCCCGATGATGATCGGCATGCCCTACCTGGCCCATTGGATGGGACTTTCACAGGAAGTGACGGGTGCCTGGCTCGGTGGAAGCATTGATACCACCGGCGCGGTAGTGGCGTCTGGAACATTGGTAGGGGAGGATGCGCTGAAGATCAGTACCATCGTGAAGTTTTCGCAGAATGTACTCCTTGGGCTGGCGGCTTTCGCGATATCCGTGTACTGGAGTTATAAAGGCAGGGCCGACAAGTTGGACGAAGGTAAGCCCACGTTGAAAGTGATCTGGGAGCGGTTCCCGAAATTCGTGATCGGCTTTGTGGGCGCCTCATTGCTCTTTTCTTTCCTGTTGTCGCCCACTGTGGTGTCAGCGGTAAAAGAACCGGTGAAACAATTACAGGGCTGGTGGTTCGCGTTGGCATTTACCGGCATAGGACTGGAAACAAGGTTCCGCGACTTGTTTACTGAAGGTAACCGGAAACCTATGCTCGCCTTTCTCGGCGCGCAGTTGTTCAATATTCTGGTTACCCTTGTGCTTGCCTGGTTGTTGTTCAGTTAA
- a CDS encoding DUF5995 family protein, producing MQPTTIAEVVNYLHTIMQQCAGAGNRAGYFAALYKRMTMAVGEGIAKGAFEDGPRMEQLDVVFAQRYLDAWRQYGAKMPCSISWKLALDGCADKNLTVIQHLLLGINTHINLDLAVAAAIVAPGEKIHALEKDFNRINDMIASLVDDVQYCLEQVWFPMRWIKRISNRQQQDVLNFSIGVARKTAWANAVLLAQLNNEMQVKHIQTMDSMVLGVGKKIIQPGTLSAMMLRAVRLTEYENIGRTIRLIDTVRIGT from the coding sequence ATGCAGCCAACCACCATCGCCGAAGTAGTGAACTACCTTCACACCATCATGCAGCAATGTGCCGGAGCCGGTAACAGAGCCGGGTATTTCGCGGCATTGTACAAGCGGATGACCATGGCCGTGGGAGAAGGAATCGCGAAGGGCGCGTTTGAAGATGGGCCACGCATGGAGCAACTGGATGTGGTGTTCGCGCAGCGCTACCTGGATGCCTGGAGGCAGTATGGCGCGAAAATGCCCTGCTCCATATCCTGGAAGCTGGCCTTGGATGGGTGTGCGGATAAGAACCTAACAGTGATTCAGCACCTGCTGTTGGGCATCAATACGCACATTAACCTCGACCTTGCGGTGGCTGCGGCCATTGTGGCGCCGGGAGAAAAGATACATGCGCTGGAAAAAGACTTCAACCGCATCAACGATATGATCGCCTCACTGGTAGATGATGTGCAGTACTGCCTGGAACAGGTGTGGTTCCCCATGCGTTGGATCAAACGCATCAGCAACAGGCAGCAACAGGACGTTTTGAATTTCAGCATCGGCGTGGCAAGAAAAACCGCCTGGGCCAACGCAGTGTTGCTGGCGCAACTGAACAATGAAATGCAGGTGAAACATATTCAGACCATGGACAGTATGGTGTTGGGTGTGGGGAAAAAGATTATTCAACCGGGTACATTATCCGCCATGATGCTGCGGGCTGTCCGGCTAACGGAATACGAAAACATTGGCCGTACGATCCGGCTGATTGATACGGTAAGGATCGGAACCTGA
- a CDS encoding S24 family peptidase, protein MDRSSFQEKISSLGYTMESMATLLGVSRKTLYNYLDNRQAHKLFEKKEVVGGLLPEKFDVDENYITLLKIVSRLYSQGKAIEVSQILFEYRENNYGLLSGTSEILSFKDTVNAGNREIIRLREAFLEVLNLAVELVANVIRLRERKLAVDIFQEWESSEKLSVFLFNNRTEIDLLKSFIEQGLYDIQNFFKIDHQFQIEDITLYNMCKHFYVLENSSLSSLLNSTIQTPDYVIPFFTVSDHYLISELGAGKEVLDFIIDRNFYDFMMISAPGMKGDFAVTAWGDSMFPRFESGDILICKLFENPKEKQIKYGQVYLLSINKEAIIGIVRKSAREDEGFIKIEFFNSNYDSFEILINENNFTVATVKGTIKRFSM, encoded by the coding sequence ATGGATCGCAGTTCTTTCCAAGAAAAAATATCATCACTTGGCTATACTATGGAAAGCATGGCTACTTTGCTTGGAGTCAGTCGGAAGACACTTTATAATTATCTTGATAATAGACAAGCTCATAAACTTTTTGAAAAAAAGGAAGTTGTAGGGGGGCTATTGCCTGAGAAATTCGATGTTGATGAAAATTATATTACTCTTCTTAAAATTGTATCAAGGCTTTATTCTCAAGGTAAAGCCATAGAAGTGTCTCAAATACTTTTCGAGTATAGGGAAAATAACTATGGTTTGCTTAGCGGAACGTCTGAAATCCTCAGCTTTAAGGATACTGTCAATGCTGGAAATAGGGAAATAATACGACTAAGAGAGGCATTTCTTGAGGTGCTTAATTTGGCTGTTGAGTTGGTTGCAAACGTCATTCGTTTACGTGAAAGAAAGTTAGCAGTCGACATCTTTCAGGAATGGGAAAGTAGCGAAAAGCTTTCTGTTTTTCTTTTTAACAATAGAACGGAAATTGATCTTCTCAAATCATTTATTGAACAGGGGCTTTATGATATTCAGAATTTCTTTAAGATCGATCACCAATTTCAAATAGAGGATATCACTCTCTACAATATGTGCAAGCATTTTTATGTCTTGGAAAACTCATCGCTTTCTTCGCTTCTCAACTCCACAATACAGACCCCTGATTACGTCATTCCTTTTTTCACAGTTTCTGACCATTACTTAATTTCTGAATTGGGTGCTGGAAAGGAAGTGTTAGATTTTATTATTGATCGAAATTTTTATGATTTTATGATGATTTCGGCTCCCGGAATGAAAGGAGACTTTGCTGTGACAGCTTGGGGAGATTCAATGTTTCCCAGGTTTGAAAGTGGCGACATACTTATCTGCAAACTTTTTGAAAATCCTAAGGAAAAGCAGATAAAGTATGGGCAGGTTTATCTGCTTAGCATTAATAAAGAAGCGATAATCGGTATCGTGAGAAAATCTGCGCGTGAGGATGAAGGGTTTATTAAAATTGAATTTTTTAATTCCAACTATGACTCGTTCGAAATATTAATTAACGAAAATAATTTTACTGTCGCTACTGTGAAGGGTACGATCAAGCGATTTTCTATGTAG